The segment TTATCAAACATTGAACTGGGGCATAAGGAAGTTTAAATTACCAGCGATTGGAGATTGTTTTCTAAACACTTGAACAGATGGTTTATTGCCTGAAAAGCATGTCTTCTTTCAGGGAACAGAGTGTTGAATTTGGTTATTTCAGGTGAAACTTGTGTCATAGTTCCTTTATTGAACTTAGGCTTAACACATTGCCCTAGGCTCTGTAGCATCTATGGAGTTTGACCACTTCCCAAGGCTCCATTTGCAATGCTGTCTGCTTGCTTCATAGAGACTTCATTAAACAAAAGCATAGAGATTCTTCCTCTACAAATTCTTACTACTGCAGAAAAGGTGCCATAGCCAtgcagatgatttttaaaaatgaatgtaacTTGAGAGGGTACAATTGATAAAGTTGTATCTACTACCATTGAAGCATTAGTGAGTAGAACAAAAAGATAATATCTTTGTTTTTTGGCAATTTGGGGGGTGTCTAGAATTCACTACAGCATCATTATGTCAATACCTAGCTGTCATGTCTTTAGTCTTTGTTAATTTATAATAGCCTTttcattagctttttaaaaatgtgggtACCAGTATTGCGGCTTAAACTTGGGTCCTGAGAGTAatactttagcttttttgctaaggactagtggtctaccacttaagccacggctCCATTTTGAGCTTTTCAGTGGGTAAttggaagataagaatctcaccgacttccctgcacaggttggctttgaactgaagttccagatttcagcctcctaagtagctaggattacaagaaatGAGCAACTAGGGCTTGGCTTTTTATTTAGAGTACCATCCCCACAAGTATTAAGGGTACCTCatcaatatttgtttgtttttgtgtttccttgaggagATATACTCTGACTGGATAAGAGAATCTCAAtgtaattttaatttgcatttccctgagaGCTAAAATTATTGAACATTTTCCCTGACAGTTAAAGTTATTGAACATTTTTCCATGTGCTTATTGGTcattttcacttctttctttttaaaattttattgttcttagaaaggtgatgtacagaggggttacagtttcataagtaaagaatgcatttccttttggacaatgtcaccccttctctcacttccagtttttacctcctattcatttttacttcttttcatcAAAGAATCTATATGTGAACAGAATAGcctacatttcttatactattctCAAAATTATGTTATAACGTAAAGGCAGATTGAGGTGTCCATGAATTTGTAGGGGCGGGGGCTTGTTCTCTTGGGATAGGAAGAGTTACTTTAGGTCTGCAAGAGTGccctgagcagggctggggatatggcctagtggcaagagtgcttgccttttatacatgaggccctgggttcgattccccagcaccacatatacagaaaatggccagaagtggcgctgtggttcaagtggcagagtgctagccttgagcaaaaagaagccagggacagtgcttaggcctgagttcaaggcccaggactggccaaaaaaaaaaaaaaaaaaaaaaaaagagtggtctGAGGACGGGGAGAGAGGGGTAAGAACAATCTCTGTTCAAGCTGACAGTACTGGAGAGTGAGTCCAAGCTCATCACATAATCCCTTTATAAGCACCCAAGTTACCCAGCTCTCACCTACTTCATACAGGCCCCTTATTTACAACCAGTCACTTCCGTGCAAAAGTGAGCTCTCATCCTTGTGTCTCATGCAGTGACTTTCCTCTGGCATTATTTTCACACAGCACCGCAAAGATCAGTTCCTATTTAGCACCCTCATATAATTTGGAATCCATTGCTTTGAGCATAATTTTCTGCATGCTTTGTGAAAACCTACCTTCCATCAAGCAATTCCAAGCTACTTCCGTGGAAAATAAACCTCAGAACAGGCCACTGATCCAAAGTGACCTCAGGTCAGATCACCTGTGCAGAACCTATCCAGGCTTCCCACTGTGAGAGACAACCCCAGGTGAAATTATTTATATAAGAATAAACAGGTTGCTAATGAACTCATAATTGAATCTTAAGAGTGGTTTCTCAGACCTCTTTGGACCAGGTTCACGATGGGTGCTCAGCTCCCTCTTCTCACCTCTCACCTTGTCTGCCTCACCTTGTCAGTGCTCATCCAAGAGCAAGAGCTATGTTCCCTGATACCTGCCTGCCAGATATGTTTTCCATCCAGGATACTGGAAAAATCCTCTCAAAAGAGATGCAGGAATAAAGGAATTATATTCTACAGTGAGCTGACTTTATGCCCTTCAAGTCCCACATTGTATAATAAGAATGAATTTCCTTCTAGAATAGGCATTAGGGTGTGTCTGTCTCCCAGGACTTTTGCTCATAAGGGGGAAGCTCCTGCCGATGTGGAGTTCATTATACCCACCCACCTTTGAGAGTCTACTGTGTCTAAGCACCTGCCCAGGTTTATACTACCCATTCCccactgctataacaaaataccgaGGACCAGTAATGTATAtaacataaaagctcatttacctcATAAACCAGGTGGCCAGGAAGTCAGAGGACATGGAACTGACCTCTGGTCAGCATCTTTGATACTTCTTGCAGCAGCATCATGTGGCAGAGGTCATCACATGATGAGACAGAGTAAGCTGTCAGAGACAGATCACTTTTACAATGAAAACATTTAGATCTCTATGAATGGGCTACATTCTACCATTTCTCACCCTGACATTGAGAGAAGTATTCAAATCATAGCATACACCATTACAGGGAACGAGGAACAGTAGGCTCAGAATGCCAGGAGGGCTGCCATAAGCCTTTAGAAGTGCTATTGTGAAGATGGGGAGTTCAACTTGCATGGTGAAGCTGCCAGTGGTATGGTTTGGGAAAGTATGAGACACCTGGCAAACTTCAGTTCCATATAAGGAAGAGCCACAAACAACATTCTGCTGTCCATTGTGCTTCCCCAGTGATGTGCACACATAGGACCCAAATGATTTGTTAAACAGAGTGTAGTTCAGATTGAGTCCCTCTAAGAATGGAACAGGTACTCCTAAGTGAGTCCCTTTCTCATAACTAATATTTGCAGAGAAGTGAAAAATTACATGGGTATGTTTATATCTCTCAGAAGTAGACCACATTGACTAGCTTTTAAAGATCCCTTCTTAAGCTTAAATTCTATGAGGCCCAataattaatgaccagaaaaattTAGCCTATTTCCCAACACAAATTGCTCTTCCATATGCTTCATTCAAAATTCAAAGAAGAGGTATTTCCCAGTTATTGACAATGAGGAGCCagttttattttctatgtatttctctGGCATTCATGAGATTTATACAAAGTCATATGAAATGAGAGAGCAATGCAAAAACAGAATCCCAACAttgagagctgagaatgtggcttagtggtagagtgcttgcctagcatgcatgaagccctgggttcgattcctcagcacataaacagaaaaagccagaagtggtgttgtggctcaagtggtagagtgctagccttgagcaaaaagaatccagggacagtgctcaggccctgagttcaagccccaggactggcaaaaaaaattacagaatcccaacattgagattccacttcactccagtaagcatagccattatcaagaaaactaataacagtagatgctggcagggatgtggccaaaagggaaccctactacactgttggtgggagtgtaaacttgtttaacccctCTGGAAattagtgtggaggttcctcaaaaggctcccttatgacccagcaactccacttttaagcatttactcaaaggattataagcaagaccaaagtaaagctaccagcacaactgtgttcatcgcagcacaacttaccattgctaaaatatggaaccaacccagatgcctctcagtagacgagtggatcaagaaaaggtggtacatatacacaatggaattctatgcttctgtcagaaagaacgacattgccccattcgtaaggaaatggaaagacttgaaaacaaatgatactaagtgaagtgatctagacccaaagaaacatagactctatggtttccctcattggcaataattagtacatgtctaagatagtcctagcagaagatcacaatagctcaatagctagtccatatgaacacataaaatgatgctaagtgaaatgaactacaagttatggaaataagtggtttatcattattgttcttttcaatgtaccatgtgaaattatgcctttttcttttcttttcttttttttttttaaagaatgttgaGTCTGAATGCTCACTCTTTTGGTTTTGATCACTCGGAGAATTTGACAATTTCCTGGAAGGCTCTGGGTTTAAGGACTACAGAAGCTGATTGAGGCAACTTACTTGGAAGTTGCTATACACATCCAAGTTCATCACTCAGCAAACTGTAAATCTATCCTCAGCCTCTCTTGAAAATTGTGTGGTCTTTATTTCCCTACTCTAAATGAATGTACCCTGGAGTGCTGGGTAATTGCCAAGCCTGAAGAAGAAAAttagaatgaaaaatgaaatgaagaaaattactTAATTATGTAGTAACTCCAGAAATTTTCAAGGCAAATGAGAAAATTCAGCAGAGTCCTTAAAAGTCACTGTAATTTAGAAATTCTAAATTGTAATTGACTGTAATTATTTAAATACCTACTGGTGAGAAAGATCTGTTTTTAGGAGGCTTTACTGCTGCTGAACTTGCTGAAAAATCACTCATGACTTCAACAGATGtcttatatttttttggccaagaGGGAATCCTTAGGAACTATCCTCTCCATTTAATAGCAAATGACACAGTGCTCTTGGAGTATCAGGAtgagaacaaataaatgaactcCTTTAGTTATTGTTCAGGCTATTTTTATCTTACCTTTAATCTGTTAGGGACAATCCTCTAGCAAAGAACAAAACGTGACTTCAAattatccctttttcttttgtctttcttccccatgattttacccctgatgtcactgtaactgactttggtaccgtgggtattgtatatgtttatcggaacttgggaagggaagggaaacttcaaaatggaaagacaaagggtaaaaggtgaaccaatgcaacagcaatacctagaagacaatatgctgtaaatcaactgtacaactcggcaGGGGGGtgttaggaagaaaggaaggttgggagaaaatgagggaggaggtaacaagtttgataagaaatgcactcactgccttacatatgaaaatgtagcccctctgtatattagtatgacaataaaataattaattaaaaattctgTTGAAGCTGTATAGAAAGATCATGAAAATCATGTACATGGCATTTGAAATAGTTATTCAGTatccaaaaaaaattttaaaagctgaaTTCCATTCTCTACTCTGAGCACTTAGAAGCTCAAGAGAACTTAGCATTTCATGAGGCCATTCTCTATGATTGCTGCACCAAGTTTCGTTGGATAAGCTATGAAATGGAAGTGTCAAAGAGCGGAGTCGAGTGTCGAGTTTGAGACTTTGCTTTGAAGAAACAATAAACTTCCAATAATTCTTGCcaaaataatttttccattttatttaacaAGATGACTCTGAATGTATACCTTttgtttatgaacacagtgcaaaATATTTATTCCCATCTCCATTTTAAGtctaattactaaataaatttgGACATGACTAATTCTCTCATTTTATGCAAGAATGTGATTTGCTTCAGCAGATTTGGCGTGTCTGAACACTTCCTGATACTCCACATGCATAGAAGCCTCCTCTGTGGGACCCGGGCATCTGTCTCCACTACAACCAGGCCAGGCTCTCACGAAAACAACGACAAACAACAGTGCTTACGTGTGTGATAGAAACATGCAGGCCACAACAAACAGTATTTCTTCATGGAGTTATTAACTTATGAATACACTTCCACTTGCAAAAATATCCTTTTTGCCACTATGAATGGTATCATCTACTTTCCTTCCATGTAATGTGTGGACTTGTGTGTCTCTTTTTCAGGAAAAGGAAATGCATCCATACACATTAGCTCACAGAACCGCAAAGTATAATCCACAATGTCTCTGAGCAAGAACTATAGCCTTTAAAAAGGGTAATGTCCCTTTTGTGCTGTATAAATGACAAATCATTTTATCAAAACATACCTTTCATGTGAACATATATTTTTCACAAACATATCTTTTACTCAAAGAAtatacattagaaagaatattaaagcattaacatttttgaaaatctttttttatcATTAATGTCCAGACCAAATATTATATACTGCAAAAGAATTTGGCCTTTGAAGTTGACCCTTTGATAAatcaataaattaatattttgacATGTATATGTCTTTGAATTGATGGATCAATAAAGACAATGGGAATATCAAGAGAAGAGAAACCTTCTTTGATATACCTAACTAAATGTAATTTCGGTTCACTGATAAAATGACAGTACCAACTTGTGGAATGACAGGATACTTACTCATAAAATGTTTTATGGAACATTTATACTTCAGTGAAAGCTGTAGTATTTACCAGAAGGGCTCACAGCCTGCTTATATGACACAAATACATAATGTTATGGCAAAACTctttaaaataacataatttgatgcaaaaaaaaaaggaggaaatgaaaatgcaGGCCACATAATACTCTAAGTGAGTCATCCTCTGGGGGAAGGGTACTGGTTGAAATGCACAGAAGACTGTTCTATCCAAGAGTGACTCacaagcataaaaataaaatatttcatattctacactatattacaaaaataaatatatcagtCAATAAATAGTAGGAGGCCTAGAAACTTTTACATGATGGTTTTGCTTGTGGGCTGCCTCTGCTACAATTGTCCTCAGGAGTCATTAGTTTTAGCAACTTCAGTGATGATAATTCAgcaataaaatgataaataaagaaaagactaGCATGGGGCAGAGTGAAAGCTCgttgaccaaaaaaaataatgaggaagTTCTCCTTTCCTAAGGATCCAACCCTTCACTAGCTTCCCATTGCGGCAGAGACATAGAAGGGTTTGCATGTGTGCTATTGGAACAGTGCTTCTGTTTATGGTTTGTATCATTTGCTTTGTGATAAGAAGAGagaacaaaataatatttcagcTAGCAATACTTCAGTAAcaaacttgtaatttttctgtacccatttctaaaaaataaatgcagGTTGCTATCTGGAGTAGGGTAAACAGAAAAACATCTGAGATATGTACTACCTAATTTCAGGCAGTCAGGATGGCCACCTCTGTTCTATAGCAGAGTGGTTACAGATATTCAGGACAAGGTTTCTTCAGCAGCCTGGTAGAACCAGGTGAGTTACAGTGAGGTACTAGGGCTGGCACCTCTAGCATCAGCATTTATGTCAAAAGCACTGTTAGGTTTTTCAGGAAGTTTGCAAACCAAATTTGCATCACATTAGTACCTTGAAGTGGACCATGGTAGGACCATGTACAAATGTAGAAAGCAGGGCTTTTTCCCACACTGGATTGAAGCTTATAAAGCATTTATCAGCACACCATTATCTTATAAATATATctgacataaaataaataagagttaCCAAAAATGATTCTGTTTAGCTGAGATTTTTACTGTATGACTATTGCAGTGTCCTTTGGAAAGGATAAGTACCGTGGAGTCTATGAATATACAGGGTGTACCATGAAGTATAAAGGATATACCATCTTCCACTGAGGGCTCCCAGTGTAGCTAGCTATACAAACACAAGTGTTTGTGTATACTCATCCACATCATAGAATATAAAGCCTAGAAATAAAGGATTTGGAGTTTTGCATGGCCATCTCCAATTGTCACTCAGTGTGTTCCCACTGAGAGTTAAGCTATCATTCTTCCAGGGTAATGAATTCCCCAAGACTTGCCTTATGGGTACCAGTGTATgtgtagagctgaggctcaaattcAGTTCACAACGGTTTTCCTTGTCTCTATTTTCTAGAGCAGCATAAGCTTATAACCCTATGATTCATGAAATAAGCTGGGAGGGTTTATTTTTATGGGAGGAGTACAAGACTTTATAAGAAAACATGCAGCAGGAGTCAGGAGTGAGGGGCAATGTACTAGAAACCACATTCCTGATTCTAGTGTGAATTGTCCCTATTGCCTAGCTGGAGATTCCCAAATGGATTGAGACCTGCTCTGTTCTGGTTCCTCCTGCAGAACCCATGATCCCCAGTGGGGTCACCAAAACTGCAGCCATGCCCAATGTCCATCTAACCTTCAGTGTCCAGATAGACTACTCCTGTAAGGGACACTTCCTAGACCCTCAGCCTTGGTGGATTCCAAACAAAAAATTACAGAATGGGAAAATTGGAATTGCTGTAGTGTTTTCACCATGAAACAAATTCAATTTCAAAATTCAAACTTAGCCTTCAAATCATTTGTGGGCAAATTTTCCATTAATTCATGCATTGACATGTACTTAGACGCTGATCTTCCTTTCCTTATACTTAAGTATTCCTCATGAGAAATCCCTGTCATAATGgatcttagtaaaaaaaaaatcaaattaaacactggggaaagtaaaaataaaatcagattagTAACTCTTTATTCTGAATGGAAATGCTTTTATGGATCCTCCTTCTAGCCCACAGCTTGGGGGCAGGGGTCCCAGGAAAGTGGAGAACTATGTGAAACAtgagagtaaagaaggaaggaaaatgatggaAAAGAGTGAAACCAAAAGTAAGAAGCAAGGGAGAAATATTATGAAGTGAAGAAAAATAGGTTAAGGAATAATGAGTTCAACAAACAGATCTCTTCTGATTTTCCTCCTCTAAGTCGATTATTTGTTTTTCCAAAAGATTGAATTATTTCATTAGAATGGCTTATGATTTCACAAGTACACCTGATGATAGCATCTgtatccttcctcctttctccctcttcacttcttctaTCCTCTGCAGCAGAAAGGCCAACACATATGACCTTGATTTCTATCATCTGAGGGGCAGAGCTCATCCTGAGATCCCTTTTGGCTTCTTTTCCTCATCATCCCCTGCCTTCCACAATACATAGTCCTCATGAGCTCATTGCCATTGGCCCTCTAGGACCATTCCTTTTCAAAACTGGTTTCTATGACAACCCCTCCCCTGCATGCATCCTCCTTTACCAGGCTTGCTGCTCTAAATCATAGcagaaacaaataacaaaaacgaCACTTAAATGTCTAGAGAATTGGGGAAAGGTAATATTAAGAACTCTTAAATTCCTAATGCAAATTTTCTTGACTTAAATCCAATTGGGAGAAGAGGTGACTGAACACATGCCATTTGCTCTTTATATTCACATTTCAGTGAGTCATGCATGTGCTTGAGTAGAATCTGCCTGTTGAACTAAAAGATGCTCATcagctcatatatatacatatagacataagcaaatgtgtgtgtgttagcatatTTTTGCTTAGGGGTTTCTGTTTCCAAATTGTCTCAGAAGAGAAGTAGTGTGGGCCTACCATTTCCTGTTAAATGTAGCATTATCAAAAAACGTAAGCCCCAGCCAAAACAGATTGGATAGCTAAATACGTTCTTACTACAGCAAACTCACCTGTCCATTTCCCAAAAGCAACAAGCCTCTATTGTCTGTACACCCTCATTAAATAGTCAtattaaataaacacaaaatatacACATTTACAGTTATTAAATAAGTCATAGGATTCCTCTTCTATCTACAGCCACATTCAGAGACAGCCATGCCTTCGTATTTGAACTTGTAGGTGACAACGCCTTTGTCTAAATAGAGGATGGAGATGGGCTCGAGCTTTGTGGGCACACAGCAAGCTTTGGAAGCTTTCTGGGAATTCTTGAGGTGAACTAAGGCCTGGATAATCGCATGCTTTGTGGGTGTGAGATGCTCTGCTAGAGGATAATTGCAAACACCACGGCATTCGTAGGCTTCATATCCAGGAGGAGCAATGATCCAGGAGTCCCAGCCAATCTCCTTGAAGTCGATGTAGAGTGGGGTCTTCTTGCAGTAGTTTCCTTTGGCATTCCTTCGGATTCGGGCAGTGGAGTCATAGATGATGTTTGACCTCGTCTGCAGCAAAGCTTCTTCCCCTGGTTCTCTGGAAAAGCCATCCATATCCAAGTTGTTCATCTCCAGCAGTTGCTCATGGGTgatcatttcattcatttcttcctttctctccttatcACTACTCTGGTCATCAGAAAACACAACAAGTAAAGGGTCATGCTTATTCTGAGCACTGGTGTCTATTTCTAGCTGTCCCCTTCCAGCATCTTCCAGTTGCTCGGGAGTGCTCTCAATGTGGACCTCCAGCTGATGAGTGGAAGAGCCCGACTTTTGCCAGTGTCTGACAGCATCGGTGATGTCAAATGTCTCCCACTCACTGTTGAGCTCATAGACCTCGCCCGACACTAAGACCAGCATGCTTCTTTCTTCTGTGTTGTCCCCTTCACTCTGTAACACTTCAAAAATTGTAATTTTTCGTTCCACTCCAACATACATCAGGCGATCTCTCTGTACCAGTGTGTACAACCTGAGTTCCGCCATGATGACCTCTTCATGGTGAGGGATTGACACATTGAAGAGGAGAGGGTATTTTCGGAGCCCATTAATACTGACTGGTTGAGAAAACAGatctgaaataaaagaaagatgtacaaaaaaaatcagacttgtAATGTGTCCCAGCCTGTATTCTATTAGTGTTTTTCCTTTAACTGAACACAGTAAGTTCAAAAGTAAAAGATAAGTATCAAAATGGTCTCTCTAAAAAGAGGAGAAACCCAGCATTGGGTATCCTGGTTATTTTAAACTTACTATTTCTTAAAATAGCTAAAGGCTTATCCTTGAGGTAACAGTTATGTGGAAATTAATGATTTTGCATGTTTCACAGATACTTCCAAGTACCACCTAAAATCATCTCGCACACTTGTAATAAGAAATCTTTACTATGGACTAAATTTAAATTTGTCAGCCTGGTTCTCAGGTTCAACTACAATCAGATCTAATTTAAACTCTTGATGCAGCCACGGCTCCCATTTAGACTTCACAATGCAGAGAACATTCCAATCCCTCAGTTAGTGCTTGTTGACCAGCAGAATGAATTTGTAAACCCGCCTTTGATGATTCATATCTTCATCTTTTGCAAAAACATGACTCAGACTACCTGCTGTGTCTGAATCCTACCCTGAAGCCTTCAACAGAGACAGGACTTCAAAACTACTCACTAGTTGGCACTTCTGCCTTCCAGGTCAGTTGATTTCTAGGTCATGTATGTCCTTGAAACATCACTAGCATTTcaggttaaaagaaaaatacagaagtagtTTGGGAATTGTCCACCCACTATAAGAATAGAGGACACAACTTCCTTTGGATAAGGAACAGGAGAAGACCCAAACTGGGagagtagctgggtgctagtggcccatgcctgttaagtctagctattcaggagcctgagatccaaggattgaaaTTCAGTCAGTTCATGCAGGGAAAGCCATGACACTCcaatctcccattaaccaccagaaagccagaaatggagttgtggctcaagtgatagaacactatccttgagcaaaacagctcaggaatggtgcccaggtcctgagttcaagccccaagaccctcCCACCCACCACCATCCACACACATAAAGGAGAATAGGCTGAGTGCTCCCCCCAGGAGTAAAGTACTCACTGCAGTGGGAGAAAGATTACAAAGACAAGGAAATATTTGGTAGAAATGAATGCATCCCCTATTTTGAGCCTGATGGTGGTTTCAGTAAATGCTTATATATGTTAAAATTTATCAAATCATATACTCTCAATACATACTGACTTCTCTGTATCAATTAGACCCCAATAAGGCTGTTAAAATAAACTGTTCAAGGACATTCCAGGTTGCATAATAAGTTCCAGGACACTCTGGGCTACATATCCAGATCCCATCcacaaaacatacaaacaaatgaGCTCACTGCAAAAGTCTCTGCAAAGGCAGACAACATGCAGTCTATACAAATTCCACACATTAGGTTGTGGTTCTTACAATGACCTCCCTCATATTGCATGTATTGATACTCTGTTCATTTTGCATCAGAAGAAATCCTcaatgcaaaataataataataaaccaacAACTGACTTCCCAGATGATAATGCAAGGGTGAAGGGGAACTAAGAATCAAAGGCCTGCTTTTCCCACTTTGAATGTGGCACTTGTTTCCTCAGATAGAGTAAAAAGTTTGAAGTCTTTTTGGTCTTTATCTCCCAGGGGAGCTGCACTGAGCAGACTCAAAGTGTCAGAAGAAAGATAACAGCAGCTGCCAGGGGGAGCCTGGTGAGGGGACACATGTCCTTGAGCTGTGCGTTTCCTCCCACCAACTTGGAGAGGTGCAAGGACTGAGTGCTCCCTGATCCTGACCCATTGATCTCCAATCATAGCAAGCTTGGTCAGTTTAACACCCTGACCTTCATAGGAGAAAAGAGAATGAATAGGTCAAACCTGAGCTAAGCGTGGAAGGTTCAGCAGCATGAGGGAGGCTTCCCTCAGTTGGAGGTTATTTTCAACTCAGTCTTAACTCCAAAAgaaatctgtaatctcagcttgcCTTTTCCATTAGAAATGAACTACTAAATGGAAAATTTGGGGTGAGACATTTattaaatttgaaagaaaataatgtctTGAGGCTTTGAAAATATCTCCTGCCTAGAATATTAA is part of the Perognathus longimembris pacificus isolate PPM17 chromosome 8, ASM2315922v1, whole genome shotgun sequence genome and harbors:
- the Bmp10 gene encoding bone morphogenetic protein 10, translating into MGSLVLQLSAVLCLVTHSVSGSPIMGLEQSPLEEDMPLFEDVFSEQDGVDFNTLLQSMKDEFLKTLNLSDIPMQDSAKVDPPEYMLELYNKFATDRSSIPSANIIRSFKNEDLFSQPVSINGLRKYPLLFNVSIPHHEEVIMAELRLYTLVQRDRLMYVGVERKITIFEVLQSEGDNTEERSMLVLVSGEVYELNSEWETFDITDAVRHWQKSGSSTHQLEVHIESTPEQLEDAGRGQLEIDTSAQNKHDPLLVVFSDDQSSDKERKEEMNEMITHEQLLEMNNLDMDGFSREPGEEALLQTRSNIIYDSTARIRRNAKGNYCKKTPLYIDFKEIGWDSWIIAPPGYEAYECRGVCNYPLAEHLTPTKHAIIQALVHLKNSQKASKACCVPTKLEPISILYLDKGVVTYKFKYEGMAVSECGCR